From the genome of Geothrix sp. 21YS21S-4, one region includes:
- a CDS encoding oxidoreductase, with amino-acid sequence MPTLQRPVDSGFGATTTAEDLVQGLDLSGKTVLVTGGYSGIGLETTRVLSGAGATVVVPARTPAKARENLAGLSRVELGELDLQDPASIDAFAAGFLATGRPLDLLILSAGVMAAPLLWDGRGYESQFSTNHLGHFQLTLRLMPALVRAGGARVVVLSSRGHRYSAVDFEDPHFERRAYERWQGYGQSKTANALFALGLDRRTAERGVRAFSVHPGGILTDLVRHLTDEDLDRFNFMRRADGKVVPDPAKPAFPLKTVGQGAATTVWCATSPKLAGLGGVYCEDCEIAEVVPGDVSTPTGVAPWACDPDAAERLWALSERLTGARLDL; translated from the coding sequence ATGCCGACCTTGCAACGACCCGTCGATTCGGGATTCGGAGCCACCACTACCGCGGAAGACCTCGTCCAGGGCCTGGACCTGTCGGGCAAGACCGTCCTCGTCACGGGCGGGTATTCCGGCATCGGCCTCGAGACCACCCGCGTCCTCAGCGGAGCCGGAGCCACCGTAGTCGTCCCGGCCCGCACGCCCGCCAAGGCCCGGGAGAACCTCGCGGGCCTGTCGCGGGTCGAGCTCGGCGAACTGGACCTCCAGGATCCGGCCTCCATTGACGCTTTCGCGGCCGGCTTCCTCGCCACCGGGCGGCCCCTCGACCTGCTGATCCTCAGCGCCGGCGTGATGGCCGCACCCCTCCTCTGGGACGGGCGCGGCTACGAGAGCCAGTTCTCGACCAATCACCTGGGCCACTTCCAGCTCACGCTGCGGCTCATGCCCGCGCTGGTCCGGGCCGGCGGCGCCCGGGTGGTCGTCCTGTCCTCCCGCGGGCACCGGTATTCCGCGGTGGACTTCGAGGATCCCCATTTCGAACGCCGCGCCTACGAACGGTGGCAGGGCTACGGCCAGTCCAAGACCGCCAACGCCCTGTTCGCGCTGGGCCTGGACCGCCGGACGGCGGAGCGCGGCGTCCGGGCCTTTTCCGTCCACCCGGGCGGGATCCTGACCGACCTGGTGCGCCACCTGACGGACGAGGACCTGGACCGTTTCAACTTCATGCGCCGCGCCGACGGCAAGGTGGTGCCCGATCCCGCCAAGCCCGCCTTCCCCCTCAAAACCGTCGGGCAGGGCGCTGCGACCACCGTCTGGTGCGCCACCAGTCCCAAGCTGGCGGGCCTGGGCGGCGTCTACTGCGAGGATTGCGAGATCGCCGAGGTGGTTCCCGGGGACGTTTCGACGCCCACCGGCGTGGCGCCCTGGGCCTGCGATCCGGATGCGGCCGAACGGCTGTGGGCCCTCAGCGAGCGCCTCACCGGCGCCCGGCTGGACCTGTAA
- a CDS encoding AraC family transcriptional regulator: MADLFSDILGLANAQSVITGALHAGGTWAIQFPPPDMIKFFGIAQGSCWLCVDGEPDQRLEAGDVFLLAAPRAFTLASERKLEPLDAVAVFRDCPGVVASLGSGDEFQMLGGHVELAPGSGDLLTAVLPPLLLARAGSTHAAMSHWLLAQLVQERAAELPGAGVASAQLAHLLFIHILRAHLAETDRFPAGWLRAITDKQLAPALRLMHGEPGRPWQLDELAKAAGMSRTTFATRFKTAAGIPPLAYLTQWRMRLAKRSLLEGDSPISTIAYALGYTSESAFSHAFKRATGHAPKRVRGSAIRENSPD; this comes from the coding sequence ATGGCGGACCTCTTCTCGGACATCCTCGGGCTGGCCAACGCCCAGTCGGTCATCACGGGCGCCCTTCACGCCGGCGGCACCTGGGCCATCCAGTTCCCGCCGCCGGACATGATCAAGTTCTTCGGAATCGCGCAGGGAAGCTGCTGGCTGTGCGTGGACGGCGAGCCGGATCAGCGCCTGGAAGCGGGGGACGTCTTCCTCCTGGCCGCGCCCCGCGCCTTCACCCTGGCGAGCGAGCGGAAGCTGGAGCCCCTGGATGCGGTGGCCGTGTTCCGGGACTGTCCCGGTGTCGTGGCGAGCCTCGGGAGCGGGGATGAATTCCAGATGCTGGGCGGCCATGTGGAGCTGGCCCCCGGCAGCGGCGACCTGCTGACGGCGGTCCTCCCTCCCCTGCTGCTGGCCCGCGCCGGATCCACCCACGCGGCCATGTCCCATTGGCTCCTCGCGCAGCTGGTGCAGGAACGGGCCGCCGAACTGCCGGGCGCCGGCGTCGCATCCGCGCAGTTGGCCCACCTGCTGTTCATCCACATCCTGCGCGCCCATCTCGCCGAAACGGACCGCTTCCCGGCCGGATGGCTCCGAGCGATCACGGACAAACAGCTCGCCCCCGCCCTCCGGCTCATGCACGGAGAACCCGGCCGTCCCTGGCAGTTGGATGAACTGGCCAAAGCCGCGGGGATGTCCCGCACGACTTTCGCCACGCGATTCAAAACGGCGGCGGGCATTCCCCCCCTCGCCTACCTGACCCAGTGGCGCATGCGGCTCGCCAAGCGCTCCCTTCTGGAAGGCGACTCGCCCATCTCGACCATCGCCTACGCCCTGGGCTACACCTCGGAAAGCGCGTTCAGCCACGCCTTCAAGCGGGCCACGGGACACGCTCCGAAGCGCGTCCGCGGCTCCGCCATCCGGGAGAATTCGCCGGATTGA
- the bshA gene encoding N-acetyl-alpha-D-glucosaminyl L-malate synthase BshA, with amino-acid sequence MRIGISCYSTFGGSGVVATEVGKALAARGHEIHFFSPSVPPRLVGFEDRINFHEVRASPYPLFEDAPFSIALGSKIADVAEHHGLEIIHAHYAIPHAMAALLARMALGNNLKVVTTLHGTDITVVGSDPSYLSMVKMAIRESDGVTAVSEYLRQETIRLFGTERVIDVIGNFVEPPRKGCPECRGWLAPKAAFVLTHISNFRPVKRVMDVLKVFEQVRKEVPARLVMVGDGPDRLEAEAYCRERGFAAEVRFTGKQLDIDTVLACTDLFLLPSATESFGLAALEAMGHGVPVVASRVGGLPEVVRHGVDGYLESLGDVEAMAADVLTLLRDEPLRRAMGEAARERALGTFAEGPVVDQYEALYRRVLGYDEAEVGRPAGAEQHA; translated from the coding sequence ATGCGCATCGGCATCTCCTGTTACAGCACCTTCGGCGGTTCCGGCGTCGTGGCCACGGAGGTCGGCAAGGCCCTGGCCGCCCGCGGCCACGAGATCCACTTCTTCAGCCCCAGCGTGCCGCCGCGGCTGGTGGGCTTCGAGGACCGCATCAATTTCCATGAAGTCCGGGCCAGCCCCTACCCGCTGTTCGAGGACGCGCCCTTTTCCATCGCCCTGGGCTCCAAGATCGCCGACGTGGCCGAGCACCACGGCCTGGAGATCATCCACGCCCACTACGCGATCCCCCACGCCATGGCCGCCCTGCTGGCCCGGATGGCGCTCGGGAACAACCTCAAGGTCGTGACCACCCTCCACGGGACGGACATCACGGTGGTGGGCAGCGATCCCAGCTACCTCTCCATGGTGAAGATGGCCATCCGCGAGAGCGACGGCGTCACCGCGGTCTCGGAGTACCTCCGCCAGGAGACCATCCGCCTGTTCGGCACGGAGCGGGTCATCGACGTCATCGGCAACTTCGTGGAGCCGCCGCGGAAGGGCTGCCCGGAGTGCCGCGGGTGGCTGGCGCCCAAAGCGGCCTTCGTGCTCACCCACATCTCGAACTTCCGCCCCGTCAAGCGGGTGATGGACGTCCTCAAAGTGTTCGAGCAGGTCCGGAAGGAAGTCCCCGCCCGCCTCGTGATGGTGGGCGACGGACCCGACCGCCTGGAAGCCGAGGCCTATTGCCGCGAGCGGGGCTTCGCCGCCGAAGTCCGGTTCACCGGCAAGCAGCTCGACATCGACACCGTCCTCGCCTGCACGGACCTGTTCCTGCTTCCGAGCGCCACCGAGAGCTTCGGCCTCGCCGCGCTGGAAGCCATGGGCCACGGCGTTCCCGTGGTCGCCAGCCGCGTGGGCGGGCTTCCCGAAGTGGTCCGCCACGGGGTGGACGGCTACCTGGAATCCCTCGGCGACGTGGAGGCCATGGCCGCCGACGTCCTCACCCTCCTCCGCGACGAGCCCCTCCGCCGCGCCATGGGCGAGGCCGCCCGGGAGCGCGCCCTGGGCACCTTCGCCGAAGGTCCGGTCGTGGACCAGTACGAGGCCCTCTACCGGCGGGTGCTGGGATATGACGAAGCGGAGGTAGGCAGACCCGCAGGCGCGGAGCAGCACGCCTGA
- a CDS encoding YggT family protein, whose amino-acid sequence MPLLFTIAYYALDALIYLLLAAAILSWFPIDPRNRWMRLLHAITDPILHPIRALVPPIGGFSLDILIAVLLLGLVRRILLQAVVS is encoded by the coding sequence ATGCCCCTTCTCTTCACCATCGCCTACTACGCCCTCGACGCCCTGATCTACCTGCTGTTGGCGGCGGCCATCCTGTCGTGGTTCCCCATCGATCCGCGAAACAGGTGGATGCGCCTGCTGCACGCGATCACCGATCCGATCCTGCACCCCATCCGCGCCCTCGTGCCTCCGATCGGAGGCTTCAGTCTCGACATCCTCATCGCCGTGCTGCTGCTGGGCCTGGTCCGGAGGATCCTCCTCCAGGCCGTGGTCTCCTGA